In the Arachis ipaensis cultivar K30076 chromosome B10, Araip1.1, whole genome shotgun sequence genome, one interval contains:
- the LOC107621048 gene encoding protein FAR1-RELATED SEQUENCE 4-like produces MTFNTLEDAAKFYKNYAKAASFSTRVRSTNKKRNVIKNQLITCSREGKWKLKISPTEKTNPSAGLNCPARIYIHILKDDGVWIISKVMLHHSHSCCPNQAEMLKQHRKLSMSVRRTIENNEKAGIRPSKTYQSFVAAAGGYRDLNFIEKDVRNYITREVRNILELDDAKEFGKYLLRMKEKNQNFFFELELEDDQSIQLAFWSDARSRAACEYFGDVISFDTTYNTNRYNLVCGSFVRVNHHGQSTLLGCALMKNEDIQSFIWLFQCWLRCMGGKAPKGILTDQCASMQRAIEACMPTTIHCWCIWHIMKKILGKINGFKGHIKIEQERSHVV; encoded by the exons ATGACTTTtaacacccttgaagatgctgcaaaATTCTACAAGAATTATGCGAAGGCTGCaagtttttctacaagagttcgcaGCACAAATAAGAAGAGAAACgtaattaagaatcaattgattacgtGTAgtagagagggaaaatggaagtTGAAAATATCTCCCACCGAGAAGACAAATCCCTCAGCTGGTTTaaattgtcctgcaagaatttatatacacatattgaAGGACGATGGTGTTTGGATCATTTCGAAAGTCATGTTGCATCATTCACATTCTTGCTGTCCAAatcaagcagagatgctcaaacagcacaggaaACTAAGCATGTCTGTGCGTCGTACCATAGAGAATAACGAGAAagccggtatcagaccaagcaaaacttaccaatcatttgttgcagcAGCCGGGGGTTACCGTGatttaaattttatcgaaaaagaCGTGAGAAATTACATCACGAGAGAAGTGCGGAATATTTTGGAACTAGACGATGCAAAAGAATTTGggaaatacttattaagaatgaaagagaagaatcagaatttctttttcgagctcgAACTCGAGGACGATCAGTCGATTCAGCTTGCTTTTTGGTCGGATGCAAGGAGCAGAGCTGCCtgtgagtatttcggagatgttatttcattcgacaccacctataatacaaacag ATATAAtctggtttgtggttcttttgtcagggtgaatcaccacggtcagtcaacacttcttggatgcgctttgatgaaaaacgaagatattcaatcattcatatggttatttcaatgttggcttcgttgcatgggaggaaaggcTCCGAAAGGAattctcaccgatcaatgcgcatcgaTGCAAAGGGCTATCGAGGCTTGTATGCCCACAACAATTCACTGTTGGTGTATCTGGCACATCATGAAAAAGATTCTAGGCAAAATAAACGGCTTTAAGGGACACATAAAAATCGAACAAGAAAGGAGCCATGTTGTTTGA